In Carettochelys insculpta isolate YL-2023 chromosome 21, ASM3395843v1, whole genome shotgun sequence, a single genomic region encodes these proteins:
- the EEIG1 gene encoding early estrogen-induced gene 1 protein isoform X2, which yields MSLLSGDPCFKTPPSTAKSITIPGQDSSLQLTCKGEGTTSSTSGSATIGAARQAKSRPTILSSGVPEEPDQNLSSPEEVFHSGHSRNSSYASQQSKISGYSTEHSRSSSMSDLTHRRNTSTSSSASGGLSLTVECPEGEREHKPEKPPRPPRPAILLDRSTRRKKDSVESHPTWVDDTRIDADDIVEKIMQSQDFTDVSNTEDSNLRLFVSRDGTTTLSGIQLGTRVTSGVYEPVVIETR from the exons ATGTCCCTGCTCTCTGGAGACCCCTGCTTCAAAAC GCCTCCTTCCACAGCCAAATCCATCACCATCCCGGGTCAAGACTCATCCCTGCAGTTGACCTGTAAGGGTGAGGGGACTACCAGTAGCACCAGCGGCTCCGCCACTATCGGAGCTGCGCGTCAGGCCAAGTCAAGACCCACCATTCTCAGTTCAG GTGTTCCAGAGGAGCCGGACCAGAATCTGTCCAGTCCAGAGGAAGTGTTCCACTCGGGGCATTCGCGGAACTCCAGTTACGCCAGCCAGCAGTCCAAAATCTCTG GTTATAGTACGGAGCACTCTCGCTCCTCCAGCATGTCTGATTTGACCCACCGCCGGAATAcgtccaccagcagcagtgcctcTGGGGGGCTCAGTTTGACTGTGGAGTGTCCAGAGGGGGAGCGGGAGCACAAACCGGAAAAGCCACCTCGTCCTCCACGACCAGCCATTCTGTTGGATAGATCAACCCG aaGGAAAAAGGATTCAGTGGAGAGTCACCCAACGTGGGTGGATGATACAAGGATCGATGCTGACGACATAGTGGAGAAAATTATGCAGAGTCAGGATTTCACGGACGTCAGCAACACTGAAG ACAGTAACCTgaggctgtttgtgagcagaGATGGCACAACTACATTGAGTGGGAttcagctgggaaccag GGTCACATCTGGAGTTTATGAGCCAGTGGTGATTGAAACCCGTTAA